A portion of the Pseudarthrobacter defluvii genome contains these proteins:
- a CDS encoding CsbD family protein: MGLGDKIENAAEKAGGKGKEAAGNATGDESLRAEGQADQAKGGLKQAGEKVKDAFKD; the protein is encoded by the coding sequence ATGGGACTGGGCGACAAGATTGAGAACGCTGCCGAAAAGGCCGGCGGTAAGGGCAAGGAAGCGGCGGGTAACGCCACTGGCGATGAGAGCCTGCGGGCCGAAGGCCAGGCGGACCAGGCAAAGGGCGGCCTGAAGCAGGCCGGCGAAAAGGTCAAGGACGCTTTCAAGGACTAA
- a CDS encoding phospholipase D family protein: MDSTVGKWFLNWIERGNPASDIQAGGAGTPAWSEGNLVRPLVHGAAYFARLQDELRGLQAGDRVWFTDWRGDADEQIAADGTTIGGLLAGLARSGVEVRGLVWRSHGERISAPISGRSNELLSRQINDAGGEALLDQRVRLFGSHHQKLVVIRHRDDPSCDVAFVGGIDLSHSRRDDSGHAGDPQAVKMDSKYGQRPPWHDAALELRGPVVADVLAVFAERWNDPHPLDRHTPYRMLLQRLARMPRHPKPLPEAAPPPPPAGPHAVQLLRTYGLKHPPFPFAPDGERSIARGYAKAFGQARSLIYIEDQYLWSREVASGIAAALERNQELNVIIVVPRYPDSDGFLGGPPRRLGQLRAISMLRKAAPDRVGVFDLENTEGTPIYVHAKICIIDDTWFTCGSDNFNRRSWTTDSELTCAVMDTSAEGQQDAGTRARESRPLAAELRQQLWAEHLGLDEDDPQLRIEGSLQLWNHTADTLDRWHNTGRRTPRPAGQVRRHVPEPVTPLQRLWAAPVYQLIVDPDGRPRGLRGTTRF, from the coding sequence GTGGACAGCACGGTTGGCAAGTGGTTTCTGAATTGGATCGAGCGGGGCAACCCTGCCTCTGATATCCAGGCGGGCGGTGCAGGAACCCCGGCATGGTCAGAAGGCAACCTGGTCCGCCCCCTGGTGCACGGAGCGGCCTACTTCGCCAGGCTGCAGGATGAGCTGCGAGGCCTCCAAGCGGGTGACAGGGTGTGGTTCACCGACTGGCGCGGCGACGCCGACGAGCAGATCGCAGCGGACGGGACCACGATCGGCGGTTTGCTGGCCGGGCTGGCCAGGTCCGGAGTGGAAGTGCGGGGCCTCGTCTGGAGATCCCACGGCGAGCGCATATCTGCACCCATCAGCGGCCGCTCAAACGAACTCCTCAGCCGGCAGATCAACGACGCCGGCGGGGAGGCCCTGTTGGATCAGCGCGTGCGCCTGTTCGGCTCGCACCACCAGAAACTGGTGGTCATCCGTCATCGGGACGACCCCTCCTGTGACGTCGCCTTCGTGGGAGGAATCGACCTTTCGCACAGCCGCCGGGACGACTCCGGCCATGCCGGGGATCCGCAAGCGGTGAAGATGGATTCGAAGTACGGCCAGAGGCCCCCGTGGCATGACGCCGCCCTCGAACTGCGGGGCCCCGTCGTCGCCGACGTGCTGGCTGTATTTGCTGAACGGTGGAACGACCCCCACCCGCTTGACCGGCATACGCCGTACCGCATGCTGTTACAGCGCCTGGCCCGGATGCCGCGGCACCCCAAACCACTCCCGGAGGCCGCTCCTCCCCCGCCCCCGGCCGGCCCGCATGCCGTCCAGCTGCTGCGCACCTATGGCCTGAAGCACCCGCCCTTCCCGTTCGCACCGGACGGCGAGCGCAGCATCGCGCGGGGCTATGCAAAAGCGTTCGGCCAGGCCCGTTCCCTCATTTACATCGAGGACCAGTATCTGTGGTCCCGGGAGGTGGCAAGCGGAATAGCAGCGGCACTGGAGCGCAACCAGGAACTGAACGTAATCATCGTGGTGCCCAGGTACCCGGACTCCGACGGCTTCCTGGGCGGCCCGCCCAGGCGCTTGGGGCAATTGCGCGCCATAAGCATGCTCCGCAAGGCCGCACCGGACCGGGTGGGGGTGTTTGACCTGGAGAACACCGAGGGGACACCGATCTACGTGCATGCCAAGATCTGCATTATCGACGACACCTGGTTCACGTGCGGATCCGACAACTTCAACCGCCGGTCCTGGACCACCGACAGCGAGCTTACCTGTGCCGTCATGGACACGTCGGCCGAAGGCCAGCAGGACGCCGGAACACGTGCCCGGGAGTCCCGTCCGCTCGCCGCGGAGCTGCGGCAGCAGCTGTGGGCCGAACACCTCGGCCTGGACGAAGACGACCCCCAGCTCCGTATCGAGGGGTCATTGCAGTTATGGAACCACACGGCCGATACCCTGGACCGCTGGCACAACACCGGCCGCCGCACTCCACGGCCCGCCGGGCAGGTGCGCCGCCATGTCCCGGAACCCGTTACGCCCCTCCAACGCCTTTGGGCCGCCCCGGTCTACCAGCTCATCGTCGACCCGGATGGCCGCCCCCGCGGCCTCCGTGGCACCACCCGTTTCTAA
- a CDS encoding GatB/YqeY domain-containing protein, translated as MSLKDKLKGDVIVHMKAGNKVALTTVRNVLGEIETREKSGKTPIELDDLQVTALLQKEAAKRRDTAATYSAAGHADRADAEIAEAEVIETYLPKALSREEAEAIVDEVIGSLEADGAELTMRSMGSIMKSVTPKIGGRFDGKAVSEIVRARLA; from the coding sequence ATGTCACTGAAGGACAAGCTGAAGGGCGACGTCATCGTCCATATGAAAGCCGGCAACAAGGTGGCCCTGACCACGGTCCGGAACGTCCTGGGCGAGATCGAAACGCGGGAAAAGTCCGGAAAGACCCCCATCGAGCTGGATGACCTCCAGGTCACCGCGCTGCTGCAAAAGGAGGCTGCCAAGCGCCGGGACACCGCTGCCACCTATTCCGCCGCGGGCCACGCCGACCGGGCGGACGCGGAGATCGCCGAGGCCGAGGTCATCGAGACCTACCTGCCCAAGGCCTTGAGCCGTGAGGAAGCCGAAGCCATCGTCGACGAGGTCATCGGCAGCCTGGAAGCGGACGGCGCCGAGCTGACGATGCGGTCCATGGGGTCCATCATGAAATCCGTTACCCCGAAGATCGGCGGACGCTTCGACGGCAAGGCCGTCAGCGAGATCGTACGGGCCCGGCTGGCCTGA
- a CDS encoding S8 family serine peptidase — protein sequence MATTLVASATAATASAANNPAAPPGPSAPGSSAGAPLPTDQFIVKFKPSAAGSAAERGKTYAKAAGDTSIDVREVKTTASDAKVVKASRRLNAAESQRMLESIAAGGNVASVEPDILMYPSATPNDPYYSQEWALSDPNVGIRVPSVWDRTTGTGQIVAVIDTGITAHSDLKANVMAGYDMIADPATSGDGDGRDPDPSDPGDFRTAGACGSGSSANSSWHGTHVAGIIAAVANNAEGVSGAAPGVKIEPVRALGSCGGYLSDVSDGITWASGGTVTGVPDNPNPAKTINLSVGGTAACPATMQAAIDGAVNRGSTVFVAAGNENQAASNDAPANCNNVIAIGATNKSGSKASYSNFGPAVDVMAPGGDTDAGILSTLNAGTTSPGAETYGYMMGTSMATPMAASVGALMKAADPSLVPSQIEAKLKATARPLPGTCSGGCGAGLIDASAAVAVPAPQTPIAAKAASLNGALGAATTGEVYGLKDNGGYQCFEQGCILYSPASGAHVSKGAIRGLWAATGFENGRLGYPVTDEVSGLRDGGVYQNYQGGAIIWSPATGVHISVGAIRGLWAATGFENGRLGYPVTNEVSGLRDGGVYQNYQGGAIIWSPATGVHISVGAIRGEWAATGFENGVLGYPVTDEVTGLRDGGVYQNYQRGAIIWSPATGAHASFGATRSIWASTGFESGRLGYPTSDEYPTGNDGSVAQNYQGGVIHWSPGGYYISWL from the coding sequence ATGGCCACCACACTTGTTGCCTCTGCCACGGCAGCAACGGCCAGCGCTGCAAACAATCCAGCGGCGCCCCCTGGTCCTTCCGCCCCGGGGAGTTCTGCAGGCGCGCCGCTGCCCACTGATCAGTTCATCGTCAAATTCAAGCCCTCAGCAGCGGGCAGCGCCGCAGAACGGGGCAAGACCTATGCGAAAGCTGCCGGCGATACCTCCATCGACGTCAGGGAGGTCAAGACCACGGCCAGTGACGCAAAGGTGGTGAAAGCAAGCCGCCGGCTCAATGCTGCCGAATCCCAGCGGATGCTGGAGAGCATTGCCGCAGGTGGGAACGTCGCCTCCGTGGAGCCTGACATCCTCATGTACCCGTCGGCCACACCGAATGACCCCTACTACTCCCAGGAGTGGGCTCTGTCCGATCCCAACGTCGGCATCCGGGTCCCCTCTGTCTGGGACAGAACTACGGGTACGGGACAGATCGTCGCCGTGATTGATACCGGCATCACGGCGCACAGCGACCTTAAGGCCAACGTCATGGCCGGCTACGACATGATTGCGGATCCAGCTACTTCAGGGGACGGCGACGGCAGGGATCCCGACCCCTCCGACCCGGGCGATTTCCGGACCGCAGGCGCTTGCGGTTCAGGGTCGTCCGCCAACTCATCCTGGCACGGAACCCATGTTGCCGGGATTATCGCCGCCGTCGCCAATAACGCCGAGGGAGTCAGCGGCGCAGCTCCCGGCGTGAAGATCGAGCCGGTCCGCGCACTCGGTTCCTGTGGCGGTTACCTCTCTGATGTCTCCGACGGCATTACCTGGGCCTCCGGGGGAACTGTCACCGGCGTACCCGACAACCCCAATCCGGCGAAAACCATCAACCTCAGTGTGGGTGGAACTGCCGCGTGCCCTGCCACGATGCAGGCTGCCATTGATGGCGCCGTGAACCGGGGCTCCACGGTTTTCGTGGCTGCAGGCAACGAGAACCAGGCAGCGTCGAACGACGCGCCGGCGAACTGCAACAATGTCATCGCCATCGGCGCCACCAACAAGTCCGGTTCCAAGGCGTCGTACTCGAACTTCGGTCCCGCGGTTGACGTCATGGCCCCGGGAGGCGACACCGATGCGGGGATCCTCTCCACATTGAATGCCGGAACAACCAGCCCGGGCGCCGAGACCTATGGGTACATGATGGGAACGTCAATGGCCACGCCCATGGCGGCCTCTGTTGGCGCCCTGATGAAAGCCGCCGACCCCTCACTGGTCCCATCCCAAATCGAAGCGAAGCTCAAGGCCACCGCGCGTCCCCTCCCGGGAACCTGCTCCGGAGGATGCGGTGCCGGCCTTATCGACGCTTCGGCCGCCGTCGCCGTTCCGGCCCCGCAGACCCCGATAGCTGCCAAGGCAGCGTCCCTGAACGGCGCTCTCGGAGCGGCCACCACAGGTGAGGTTTACGGCCTCAAGGACAACGGGGGATACCAGTGTTTCGAGCAGGGATGCATCCTCTACTCGCCTGCATCCGGAGCGCATGTCTCCAAGGGCGCGATCCGGGGACTCTGGGCGGCCACGGGCTTTGAGAACGGCCGCCTGGGATACCCGGTGACGGATGAGGTCTCCGGGCTCCGCGACGGGGGCGTCTACCAGAACTATCAGGGCGGGGCCATCATCTGGTCCCCGGCAACGGGAGTACACATCTCCGTAGGTGCGATTCGGGGACTCTGGGCGGCCACGGGCTTTGAGAACGGCCGCCTGGGATACCCGGTGACCAATGAGGTCTCCGGGCTCCGCGACGGCGGCGTTTACCAGAACTATCAGGGCGGGGCCATCATCTGGTCCCCCGCAACGGGAGTACACATCTCCGTGGGGGCAATCCGCGGCGAATGGGCGGCGACCGGTTTCGAAAACGGCGTCCTCGGGTATCCCGTAACAGACGAAGTAACAGGGCTCCGCGACGGCGGCGTTTACCAGAACTACCAACGCGGGGCCATCATCTGGTCCCCGGCAACCGGAGCGCACGCGTCTTTTGGGGCCACCCGGTCCATCTGGGCCTCAACAGGGTTTGAATCCGGACGCCTTGGCTACCCGACAAGTGACGAGTATCCGACCGGCAATGATGGAAGTGTCGCCCAGAATTACCAAGGCGGTGTCATCCATTGGAGTCCGGGTGGTTACTACATCTCCTGGCTGTAA
- a CDS encoding FUSC family protein, with amino-acid sequence MARRLTRSGLGILSVRPATNDHLAAVRVGVSVAVPLAALLIAGRPDLSIYAVFGAFTGMYGRDERHQLRLYHQLTAAALLIAGVTTGAVLSAAQAGSWVLILVESLAAGVGSLAADRANLKPVGPFFGIFALGACASVPPIAPVPVVVAVAAASAGFSVAVGVAGGVWRRTSWEAGVRRVAPSLTGARLRVAMIHALAYVLAVGSAGAAGQLTGDGHAYWAMAAAAVPLAGADFAGRIRRGLHRILGTFVGLSVTALILSQQPGAVLLVVLIAALQFPTELFMTRHYGLALVFFTPLILIMTELAHPTEPGILIAERGLETLIGAVVGMAVAVLVLGRGSRTAGRHNRSAYREGR; translated from the coding sequence ATGGCACGGCGGTTAACGAGGTCCGGCCTTGGAATTCTCTCCGTTCGTCCGGCAACTAACGACCACCTTGCCGCCGTCAGGGTGGGTGTCAGCGTTGCGGTTCCCCTGGCGGCCCTGCTCATCGCCGGCCGCCCGGACCTGTCCATCTACGCAGTGTTCGGCGCCTTCACGGGGATGTACGGCCGGGATGAGCGCCACCAGCTGCGGCTCTACCACCAGCTGACGGCCGCAGCACTGCTGATCGCCGGGGTCACGACGGGTGCTGTTCTCTCGGCAGCCCAAGCCGGGTCCTGGGTGCTGATCCTGGTGGAATCACTCGCAGCGGGCGTCGGCTCGTTGGCGGCAGACCGGGCAAACCTGAAACCTGTTGGGCCGTTCTTCGGCATCTTCGCCCTTGGCGCCTGCGCGTCCGTTCCACCCATTGCCCCTGTCCCGGTCGTCGTCGCTGTCGCCGCCGCCTCTGCAGGCTTTTCGGTAGCGGTCGGCGTGGCTGGCGGGGTCTGGCGCCGGACGTCATGGGAGGCAGGCGTACGTAGGGTAGCCCCATCGCTGACAGGGGCGCGGCTGCGGGTAGCAATGATCCATGCCCTGGCATACGTCCTCGCCGTCGGCAGCGCGGGAGCAGCAGGCCAGCTCACCGGTGACGGCCATGCCTACTGGGCGATGGCTGCCGCGGCAGTACCGCTTGCCGGAGCCGACTTTGCGGGCCGTATACGGCGCGGGCTCCACCGCATTTTGGGAACCTTCGTCGGCCTCAGCGTCACCGCGCTGATCCTGTCCCAGCAACCTGGTGCGGTGCTGCTGGTGGTCTTGATTGCCGCCTTGCAGTTCCCCACGGAATTGTTCATGACCCGGCACTACGGCTTGGCATTGGTGTTTTTCACGCCATTGATCCTGATCATGACCGAGCTGGCCCATCCCACCGAGCCGGGGATTCTGATTGCGGAGCGGGGCTTGGAAACCCTGATCGGAGCAGTCGTCGGCATGGCGGTGGCGGTCCTTGTCCTTGGCCGCGGTTCGCGGACGGCAGGGAGACACAATCGTTCGGCGTACCGGGAAGGTCGGTAA
- a CDS encoding M20/M25/M40 family metallo-hydrolase, with protein MPDVLPEDEVVRICQELIRIDTSNYGDGSGPGERAAAEYAAGLIEEVGMSAEIFESAPGRANVVTRLAGEDPSASALVVHGHLDVVPALRDQWSVDPFGAELKDGLIWGRGAVDMKDMDAMILSVLRNFAREGRKPKRDIIFAFFADEEAGGVHGARYAVDNRPELFEGATEAISEVGGFSATIGGQRTYLLQTAEKGISWLRLVAHGRAGHGSQINTDNAVTRLAAAVTRIGEYKWPIELTPTTRQFLDGVTELTGVEFDADNPDILLNQLGTVARFVGATLQNTTNPTLLKSGYKHNVIPESAEALVDCRTLPGQEQQVLEIVRELAGNGVDVSYVHNDVSLEVPFAGNLVDSMIDAVHKEDPGAKVLPYTLSGGTDNKSLSRLGITGYGFAPLMLPDELDFTGMFHGVDERVPADSLKFGARVLNTLLTNY; from the coding sequence ATGCCTGATGTCCTGCCCGAGGATGAAGTTGTCCGGATCTGCCAGGAACTCATCCGGATCGACACCTCCAACTACGGGGACGGGTCGGGGCCGGGGGAGCGGGCGGCAGCGGAGTACGCCGCGGGGCTCATCGAGGAAGTGGGCATGAGCGCGGAGATCTTCGAGTCCGCGCCCGGCAGGGCCAACGTTGTGACCAGGCTGGCAGGGGAGGACCCGTCCGCCAGCGCTTTGGTGGTCCACGGCCACCTGGACGTCGTTCCCGCCCTCCGTGACCAGTGGTCGGTGGACCCGTTCGGCGCAGAACTGAAGGACGGCCTGATCTGGGGCCGAGGCGCCGTCGACATGAAGGACATGGACGCCATGATCCTTTCGGTCCTGCGGAATTTCGCCAGGGAGGGCAGGAAGCCCAAGCGGGACATCATCTTCGCGTTCTTCGCGGACGAGGAAGCCGGCGGCGTTCACGGCGCCCGCTACGCCGTGGACAACCGCCCGGAACTGTTCGAGGGGGCCACCGAGGCCATCTCCGAGGTCGGCGGGTTCTCAGCCACCATCGGCGGCCAGCGGACCTACCTGCTGCAGACGGCCGAGAAGGGCATCTCGTGGCTCCGTCTCGTTGCCCACGGAAGGGCCGGCCACGGTTCCCAGATCAACACGGACAATGCGGTCACCCGCCTGGCCGCTGCCGTCACGCGGATCGGTGAATACAAGTGGCCGATCGAGCTCACCCCCACCACACGGCAGTTCCTTGACGGGGTGACCGAACTCACCGGAGTGGAGTTCGACGCCGACAATCCGGACATCCTGCTCAACCAACTTGGTACGGTGGCCAGGTTCGTCGGCGCCACCCTCCAGAACACCACCAACCCAACCCTCCTCAAGAGCGGTTACAAGCACAACGTCATCCCCGAGTCCGCCGAAGCACTGGTTGACTGCCGTACCCTGCCCGGCCAGGAACAGCAGGTCCTCGAGATTGTCCGTGAACTGGCCGGCAATGGCGTGGATGTCAGCTACGTCCACAACGACGTCTCGCTCGAGGTCCCGTTCGCCGGGAACCTGGTGGACTCCATGATCGATGCCGTCCACAAGGAGGACCCCGGCGCCAAGGTGCTGCCGTACACGCTCTCCGGCGGTACCGACAACAAGTCACTGAGCCGCCTTGGGATCACCGGCTACGGGTTTGCACCCCTGATGCTTCCGGACGAGTTGGACTTCACCGGCATGTTCCACGGCGTCGACGAGCGCGTCCCGGCGGACTCCCTCAAGTTCGGCGCCCGTGTACTGAATACCCTGCTCACCAACTACTGA
- a CDS encoding acyl-CoA dehydrogenase family protein — MTPEELLPDELLERIRGRAAAYDRDNAFFHEDLQELAAAGYLKLFVPTSDGGGGLGLEAAAQCQRRLATAAPATALAVNMHLVWTGVAHVLAARGDRSLAFVLEEAAQGEVFAFGNSEAGNDSVLFDSRTAAMPEQDGGYSFTGTKIFTSLSPAWTRLGIFGKDPDARNGAGELVHGFISRETPGYRILDDWDTLGMRASQSATTVLDGVTVPANRIFRKLPVGPNADPLIFAIFACFESLLAAVYTGLGERALAVGVETVKRRTSFKNGGRSYAQDPDIRRKVADAAMAMDNLYPQLRSVTADVDALADHGAQWFPKLVGLKVNATETARRVVDLAIRVSGGSSYFRGSELERLYRDVLAGMFHPSDDESAHNTVANAWLGPLED; from the coding sequence GTGACCCCCGAGGAACTGCTGCCGGATGAGCTCCTCGAGCGCATCCGCGGCCGCGCCGCCGCATATGACCGTGACAACGCCTTCTTCCACGAGGACCTCCAGGAGTTGGCAGCGGCCGGGTACCTGAAGCTCTTCGTGCCAACGTCCGACGGCGGCGGGGGACTTGGGCTCGAAGCGGCCGCGCAGTGCCAGCGAAGGCTGGCAACGGCTGCCCCTGCCACGGCACTGGCCGTCAATATGCACCTGGTCTGGACCGGCGTCGCACACGTCCTGGCTGCCCGGGGCGACCGCTCGCTGGCCTTCGTCCTCGAAGAAGCCGCCCAGGGCGAGGTGTTCGCTTTTGGCAATTCGGAAGCCGGCAACGACTCCGTCCTCTTCGACTCCCGGACCGCCGCCATGCCGGAACAGGACGGCGGCTACTCGTTCACAGGGACAAAGATCTTCACCAGCCTCTCACCGGCCTGGACCCGCCTGGGCATCTTTGGAAAGGACCCGGATGCCCGGAACGGCGCGGGCGAACTCGTCCACGGCTTCATCAGCCGCGAGACCCCCGGCTACCGGATCCTTGACGACTGGGACACCCTGGGCATGCGGGCCAGCCAGTCCGCCACCACTGTCCTGGACGGCGTGACCGTCCCAGCGAACCGGATCTTCCGGAAACTTCCCGTAGGCCCCAACGCCGACCCGCTGATATTCGCAATCTTCGCCTGTTTTGAGAGCCTCCTGGCGGCTGTCTACACGGGGCTGGGCGAACGTGCGCTGGCCGTGGGCGTGGAGACAGTGAAGCGGCGGACCTCCTTCAAGAACGGCGGACGCAGCTATGCCCAGGACCCGGACATCCGCCGGAAGGTGGCGGACGCCGCCATGGCCATGGACAACCTGTACCCCCAGCTAAGGTCCGTGACAGCCGACGTCGACGCCCTGGCCGACCACGGGGCCCAATGGTTCCCCAAACTGGTGGGCCTGAAAGTCAATGCGACGGAGACAGCGCGCCGCGTGGTGGACCTGGCCATCCGCGTCAGCGGGGGATCAAGTTACTTCAGGGGCTCGGAGCTGGAACGGCTCTACCGCGACGTGCTGGCCGGGATGTTCCACCCCTCTGATGACGAGTCGGCCCACAATACTGTGGCCAACGCCTGGCTGGGCCCGCTGGAAGACTAA
- a CDS encoding DUF5703 family protein, translated as MKEQFLTSSVQRERDYLRQYEYLVLTVSPDDSLPEARRRLVEHSEYGKWELERSKLYVGGGRRFWLRRRVMQVQRTV; from the coding sequence ATGAAGGAACAATTTCTCACCAGCTCGGTCCAGCGGGAACGGGATTATTTGCGGCAGTACGAGTACCTCGTACTGACCGTCAGCCCTGATGATTCCCTGCCCGAGGCGCGGCGCCGGCTGGTTGAGCACTCCGAATACGGCAAGTGGGAACTGGAACGCAGCAAGCTGTACGTGGGCGGCGGCAGGCGCTTTTGGCTGCGGCGCCGGGTGATGCAGGTCCAGCGGACCGTCTAG
- a CDS encoding aldo/keto reductase — protein sequence MQQRYVGNSGLRVSALSLGTRSWGGETDDQDASELLRTFLDAGGRHVDTAASYAGGASEAVLGSLLGDVVSRTEVSISTKAGMTTPDGRRAVDTSRNAMLTGLDASLARLGTDYVDLWFAEAWDGNVPLDETLGALDFAVRSGRARYAGISNFKGWQAAKAAAVSSVPLVAVQAEYSFLNRSAEAELLPAGEDAGLGLMAWGPLGRGVLTGKYRGTIPAGSRGASVSEAAYVEPYLAEKPSRIVDAVCMAANGLGRTPQDVALSWLLSQHGVATAIVGARTPVQLKEILDAQLSPLPPQIARALEDVSAAS from the coding sequence ATGCAGCAGCGTTACGTCGGCAACAGTGGTTTGCGAGTTTCAGCCCTCTCCCTGGGCACCCGTTCCTGGGGCGGGGAAACTGACGACCAGGACGCTTCAGAGTTGCTGCGCACCTTCCTTGATGCCGGCGGCCGCCACGTGGACACTGCAGCTTCATATGCGGGCGGGGCATCAGAGGCGGTCCTTGGTTCCCTGCTGGGTGACGTGGTGTCCCGCACCGAGGTTTCCATCTCCACCAAAGCAGGAATGACGACGCCGGATGGCCGGCGCGCGGTGGACACGTCCCGCAACGCGATGCTCACCGGATTGGACGCCAGCCTGGCCAGGCTGGGCACCGACTATGTGGACCTCTGGTTTGCCGAGGCGTGGGACGGCAACGTTCCCCTTGACGAGACGCTGGGGGCACTTGACTTCGCGGTCCGTTCCGGGCGGGCCAGGTATGCAGGGATCTCCAACTTCAAGGGCTGGCAGGCCGCGAAGGCGGCGGCCGTCAGCAGTGTCCCGCTGGTGGCGGTCCAGGCCGAGTACTCGTTCCTTAACCGGTCGGCTGAGGCTGAGCTGCTGCCGGCCGGTGAGGATGCAGGGCTTGGCCTCATGGCATGGGGGCCGCTGGGCCGTGGCGTCCTCACCGGGAAATACCGGGGCACCATCCCGGCCGGTTCCCGTGGCGCTTCGGTGAGCGAAGCCGCGTACGTGGAGCCTTACCTGGCGGAGAAGCCGTCACGGATCGTTGATGCGGTGTGCATGGCTGCCAACGGGCTGGGCCGGACGCCCCAGGACGTGGCGCTGTCGTGGCTGCTGTCCCAGCATGGAGTTGCCACGGCCATCGTCGGCGCCCGCACGCCCGTGCAGCTGAAGGAAATCCTCGACGCCCAGCTGTCCCCACTGCCGCCGCAGATCGCGCGGGCCCTGGAGGACGTTTCGGCAGCATCCTAG
- a CDS encoding undecaprenyl-diphosphate phosphatase has translation MNWFEAALLGLVQGLTEFLPISSSAHLRIVGEFLPNAEDPGAAFTAITQLGTETAVLIFFWRDIVRIVKAWAGSLTGKVPRQDPDARMGWLVILGSLPIIVLGLLFQDQIESVLRSMWIVATMLIVFGLILAVADATGTQKRDLTHLTYKHGILYGLAQALALIPGVSRSGGTITAGLLMGYTREAAARYSFLLAIPAVFGSGLYQLYKVVTKEGISGPFGLPETALATVIALVVGYVIIGWFLKFVSTRSYRLFVWYRIFLGLALYLLLGFGVISA, from the coding sequence GTGAACTGGTTTGAAGCGGCCCTGCTGGGCCTTGTGCAGGGACTGACCGAATTTCTACCGATTTCATCGAGCGCGCACCTGCGGATCGTGGGGGAGTTCCTCCCCAACGCGGAAGACCCGGGGGCCGCCTTCACGGCCATCACCCAGCTCGGTACGGAGACCGCCGTACTGATCTTTTTCTGGCGCGACATTGTCCGCATCGTCAAAGCCTGGGCCGGGTCCCTCACCGGCAAAGTGCCGCGGCAGGATCCTGACGCCCGGATGGGCTGGCTGGTGATCCTGGGCAGCCTCCCCATCATCGTGCTGGGCCTGCTCTTCCAGGACCAGATCGAATCCGTGCTCCGCAGCATGTGGATCGTGGCCACCATGCTGATCGTCTTCGGCCTGATCCTTGCCGTGGCCGACGCCACCGGCACCCAGAAACGGGACCTGACGCACCTGACCTATAAGCACGGCATCCTCTACGGCCTGGCCCAGGCCCTGGCGCTGATCCCCGGCGTCTCCCGCTCCGGCGGCACCATCACCGCCGGCCTGCTGATGGGCTACACGCGGGAAGCCGCGGCACGGTATTCGTTCCTGCTCGCCATCCCCGCAGTGTTCGGCAGCGGGCTGTACCAGCTGTACAAGGTGGTCACCAAGGAAGGCATTTCCGGGCCATTCGGCCTTCCGGAGACCGCCCTCGCCACCGTGATCGCCCTGGTGGTGGGGTACGTCATCATCGGCTGGTTCCTGAAGTTCGTGTCGACGCGCAGCTACCGCCTTTTCGTCTGGTACCGGATCTTCCTGGGCCTGGCGCTCTACCTCCTGCTCGGTTTCGGCGTCATCAGCGCCTAG